The following coding sequences lie in one Rickettsia hoogstraalii genomic window:
- a CDS encoding DNA alkylation repair protein, with translation MKENLQQIRNILLENATIPVERRTLFFKTKEGEYGEHDRFIGVTVPILRKIAKSYYNLDVGDLSRLITSEFNEERFLALAILIMQYQKAQDKEFFYNFYLNNIKYVNNWNLVDASAHHVVGAYLWDKEKDYLFTLTKSEILWERRIAIVATWYFIKNNQLDTTFEIAKLLLNDKHDLMHKAIGWMLREAGKKDEKQLIDFLDRYISQMPRTAVRYAIEKFPEEVRKNILQKK, from the coding sequence ATGAAAGAAAATTTACAACAAATTAGAAATATTTTACTTGAGAATGCTACTATTCCTGTGGAACGTAGAACGCTGTTTTTTAAAACTAAGGAAGGGGAGTATGGAGAGCATGACCGGTTTATTGGGGTTACCGTGCCGATTTTACGTAAAATAGCTAAAAGTTATTATAATTTAGATGTGGGGGATTTAAGCAGACTTATTACTTCAGAATTTAATGAAGAAAGATTTTTAGCGTTAGCTATTTTGATTATGCAATATCAGAAAGCACAAGATAAAGAGTTTTTTTATAATTTTTATTTAAACAATATAAAATACGTAAATAATTGGAATTTAGTGGACGCATCAGCTCATCACGTTGTAGGAGCTTATTTATGGGATAAAGAAAAGGATTATCTTTTTACATTAACAAAATCGGAAATTCTTTGGGAGAGACGAATAGCTATAGTTGCTACTTGGTATTTTATCAAAAATAATCAATTAGATACAACTTTTGAAATAGCAAAATTACTCTTAAACGATAAACATGATTTAATGCATAAAGCAATAGGTTGGATGCTACGTGAAGCAGGAAAAAAAGATGAAAAACAGTTAATAGATTTTTTGGATCGTTATATATCACAAATGCCAAGAACCGCAGTTCGTTATGCAATAGAGAAATTTCCTGAAGAGGTGCGTAAGAATATTTTGCAAAAAAAATAA
- a CDS encoding methylated-DNA--[protein]-cysteine S-methyltransferase, protein MSLKSAWLDTPLGSMLVISDEERLYLLDFAESKGLEHKIKRLKAKTKSAITEDRTKPILSIEEELKLYFNGTLQKFNTPIYLLGSPFQKMVWQELINIPYGKTRSYLNQAKALGKPTSYRAVANANGMNQLATIVPCHRIINSNGELGGYGGGLHRKKWLIEHERKFTTN, encoded by the coding sequence ATGAGTTTAAAATCCGCTTGGCTTGATACGCCTCTTGGTTCAATGCTGGTAATTAGTGATGAAGAGAGGCTTTATTTACTCGATTTTGCTGAAAGTAAAGGGTTAGAGCATAAAATTAAAAGACTTAAAGCTAAAACAAAATCAGCTATTACTGAAGATCGCACTAAACCTATTCTATCAATTGAAGAGGAGTTAAAATTGTACTTTAACGGTACTTTGCAAAAATTTAATACTCCTATATATCTTTTAGGAAGCCCATTTCAAAAAATGGTTTGGCAAGAATTAATTAATATACCTTACGGCAAAACACGAAGTTATTTAAATCAGGCTAAAGCTTTGGGCAAACCTACTTCTTATAGAGCTGTTGCAAATGCTAACGGCATGAATCAGTTAGCAACAATTGTTCCTTGCCATCGTATTATTAATAGCAATGGCGAACTTGGAGGATATGGCGGAGGATTACATCGTAAAAAATGGCTTATTGAACATGAAAGAAAATTTACAACAAATTAG
- a CDS encoding restriction endonuclease subunit S, producing the protein MKSPDMKGGIYPVWNGGVIPSGFTDQWNMEANTIIISEGGSCGFVNLCKEKFWLGGHCYSVTNLAANLNKYFLFFQLKQNEPKIMRLKTGSGLPNIQKPSIENYIVYIPLLEQQNRIASYLNSLCSELEIHKKELELIKKQKQGLIQKLLTGEWRV; encoded by the coding sequence ATTAAATCGCCTGATATGAAAGGCGGTATTTATCCTGTTTGGAATGGTGGTGTAATTCCTTCAGGCTTTACGGATCAATGGAATATGGAAGCAAATACTATTATTATTAGCGAAGGTGGTTCGTGTGGTTTTGTAAATTTATGTAAGGAAAAATTTTGGTTAGGCGGACATTGCTATTCAGTCACTAATTTAGCTGCTAATTTAAATAAATATTTTTTATTTTTTCAACTCAAACAAAATGAGCCTAAAATTATGCGGCTAAAAACAGGATCAGGTTTGCCGAATATTCAAAAACCCTCTATTGAGAATTATATTGTATATATACCTTTGCTTGAGCAACAAAACCGAATTGCAAGTTATCTTAATAGTTTGTGTTCTGAGTTAGAAATACACAAAAAAGAGCTTGAGCTTATAAAAAAACAAAAACAAGGATTAATACAGAAGTTACTTACCGGCGAGTGGCGTGTGTAG
- a CDS encoding restriction endonuclease subunit S codes for MSLEAEMMHKDWKNRLLKDCIIGKGSYGANVAALSYDPLLPRYLRITDIDEQGNLIARNTKSINLADAKSYYLEKGDIVFARTGSVGKTYLHKSNKVITYASYLIRFRPNQKIILPEYLFLFTQSNEYRIWIKKILRSGVQSNINAEEYSNLPILIPPLPEQQKIANILRVWDESIKILTKL; via the coding sequence ATGAGTTTAGAAGCGGAAATGATGCATAAGGATTGGAAAAATCGATTATTAAAAGACTGTATTATAGGAAAAGGTTCTTATGGTGCAAATGTAGCTGCTCTAAGTTATGATCCTTTGTTACCGAGATATTTACGTATTACCGATATCGATGAACAAGGTAATTTAATCGCTCGTAATACTAAAAGTATAAATCTTGCAGATGCGAAAAGTTATTATTTAGAAAAAGGCGATATTGTTTTTGCACGTACTGGTAGTGTAGGAAAAACTTATTTACATAAATCTAATAAAGTTATAACGTATGCAAGTTATTTAATTCGTTTTCGTCCAAATCAAAAAATTATTCTACCGGAATATCTTTTCTTGTTCACTCAATCTAATGAATATAGAATTTGGATCAAAAAAATTTTACGAAGTGGAGTGCAATCAAATATAAATGCTGAAGAATACTCAAATTTACCTATTTTAATTCCTCCTCTCCCTGAACAACAAAAAATAGCTAATATTTTGCGTGTGTGGGATGAAAGTATAAAGATATTAACAAAATTATAA
- a CDS encoding ankyrin repeat domain-containing protein translates to MSNSKRGCSKRLRRSFAGTALYEAVSGKYLNVAKLLLEKGAAVDQRKSGETPLHAVAKNVRCTSKDIKDDEIYKLLLSYGANINAKVEFRGVGFSIYDGKTISEIVEFKIALVGESK, encoded by the coding sequence ATATCTAATAGCAAAAGGGGCTGTAGTAAACGGTTACGACGGAGCTTTGCTGGGACCGCCTTATATGAAGCTGTAAGCGGTAAGTACTTGAATGTAGCAAAACTATTACTTGAGAAAGGAGCTGCGGTTGATCAAAGAAAATCCGGAGAAACACCTTTACATGCGGTTGCTAAAAACGTTCGGTGTACTTCTAAAGATATTAAGGATGATGAAATATATAAGCTGTTATTATCATATGGTGCTAATATCAACGCAAAAGTAGAATTTAGAGGAGTAGGGTTTAGTATATATGACGGAAAAACAATATCAGAAATAGTAGAATTTAAAATAGCATTAGTCGGTGAAAGTAAATAA
- a CDS encoding ankyrin repeat domain-containing protein, which produces MVSTTELFSASSNNAIKVANWLVKAKKANVNMCCDVFKDTPLNTAARYGHYEVVEYLIAKGAVVNGYDGALLGPPYMKL; this is translated from the coding sequence GTGGTATCTACTACTGAATTATTTTCAGCATCTTCAAATAATGCAATAAAAGTTGCTAACTGGCTAGTTAAAGCAAAAAAAGCAAACGTTAATATGTGTTGTGATGTTTTTAAGGACACTCCTTTAAATACGGCTGCACGTTATGGACATTATGAAGTGGTAGAATATCTAATAGCAAAAGGGGCTGTAGTAAACGGTTACGACGGAGCTTTGCTGGGACCGCCTTATATGAAGCTGTAA
- a CDS encoding CopG family antitoxin has protein sequence MKKYKLTEEEQEILDYFEKGELVKLPEEELKKQKEIAKIAAANFLKKSERINIRLPLHDLNHIKRVAAQEGIPYQTLIANVLHKYASGYLNLVNE, from the coding sequence ATGAAGAAATATAAATTAACAGAGGAAGAGCAAGAAATATTAGATTATTTTGAAAAAGGTGAACTTGTAAAACTACCTGAAGAAGAGCTAAAAAAGCAAAAGGAGATAGCTAAAATTGCAGCTGCTAATTTTTTAAAAAAATCAGAAAGAATTAATATTAGATTGCCGTTACATGATTTGAATCATATAAAAAGAGTGGCAGCACAAGAAGGAATACCTTATCAAACTCTTATTGCTAACGTTCTACACAAATACGCATCCGGGTATTTAAATTTAGTTAACGAGTAA
- a CDS encoding DUF4258 domain-containing protein, with protein MQKQYYFEFNQDKNITLLKERGVSFEQIITLIEQEDYVLNIQNHPNQDKYPNQKIYIVEIDRYCYLVPCVIKEDKVFLKTIIPSRKATKEYIKAKGKNYEEI; from the coding sequence ATGCAGAAACAATATTATTTTGAATTTAATCAAGACAAAAATATTACTTTATTGAAAGAAAGAGGGGTAAGTTTTGAGCAGATAATTACTTTAATAGAGCAAGAAGATTATGTGTTAAATATACAAAATCATCCTAATCAAGATAAATATCCAAATCAAAAAATATATATAGTTGAGATAGATAGATACTGTTATTTAGTACCGTGTGTTATAAAGGAAGATAAAGTCTTTTTAAAAACAATTATTCCAAGTAGAAAAGCTACTAAAGAATATATAAAAGCTAAAGGTAAAAACTATGAAGAAATATAA
- a CDS encoding nucleotidyltransferase domain-containing protein yields MKTTLPERSLKIQARLNFIVQQILDIAQDKIAMIILYGSFARGDWVRDLPNGYHSDTDILIILKKSKYKGYTALRLEDNIYKRLEKTGVIKPQIIPYDSEISIILESIEEVNKQLEIGRYFYTDIKKEGILLYDSKEFTLSEAKDLPWSEMKEIAKDYYEEWFDFGAGFLIDSKNNLERKSLRHSAFYLHQATESYFISFF; encoded by the coding sequence ATGAAAACCACTTTACCTGAACGTTCCCTAAAAATCCAAGCTAGGCTTAATTTTATAGTGCAGCAAATTTTAGATATTGCACAAGATAAAATCGCTATGATTATCTTGTACGGTTCTTTTGCGAGAGGCGATTGGGTACGTGATTTACCTAACGGTTACCATAGCGATACCGATATTTTGATAATTCTGAAGAAAAGTAAATATAAAGGATATACTGCTTTAAGGTTAGAAGATAATATATATAAAAGGTTAGAAAAAACAGGAGTAATAAAACCTCAGATTATCCCGTATGATTCAGAGATATCTATAATCCTAGAGTCAATAGAAGAGGTAAATAAGCAGTTGGAGATAGGGCGTTATTTTTACACGGATATAAAAAAAGAAGGAATTCTTTTATATGATAGCAAGGAATTTACACTTAGCGAAGCTAAAGATTTACCTTGGAGCGAGATGAAAGAAATTGCTAAAGATTATTATGAAGAGTGGTTTGATTTTGGAGCAGGATTTCTTATAGATTCTAAAAATAATTTAGAAAGAAAAAGCCTTAGACATAGTGCTTTTTATCTTCATCAAGCTACCGAAAGTTATTTTATTAGTTTTTTCTAA